A genomic segment from Chitinophagaceae bacterium encodes:
- the rseP gene encoding RIP metalloprotease RseP, whose protein sequence is MNLDTIFLAINWSSVGLKVAQLLLSLSILVILHEFGHYITAKWFKCRVEKFYLFFDPWFSLFKKKIGETVYGIGWLPLGGYVKIAGMVDESMDKEQLKLPPQPYEFRSKPAWQRLIIMIGGVTVNIILAFLIYAMILMVWGEKKVPVSSLKYGITFNDSIFYSLGFKNGDRILNVDGKTIDDYNKILKKLLVVDHKVLIERDGKEMELIMPQDLIGQLVEKRKKSDGPLISPRVPSLVTEVNDTSMVYKAGLRKGDYITAIDSIPAQYMDELRNIAATHKSTQVVLQVNRAGSNVSIPAKISNEGKIGFAGIAFVEQMDSLGILKYSVRKYGFFESLPAGVRRAGEELVFYIDQFKKILSPSTGAYKGVGGFKAMGSVFSGDTWDWEHFWTITAFFSIVLAFMNLLPIPALDGGHVLFTLIEMVTGRKPSDKFLEYAQIGGMIILLLLMLYANGNDWFGWGKGR, encoded by the coding sequence ATGAATTTAGATACCATTTTTTTGGCAATTAACTGGAGTAGTGTAGGGCTAAAAGTAGCCCAACTGTTATTGTCATTATCCATACTGGTTATATTACATGAATTTGGCCATTACATTACAGCAAAATGGTTTAAATGCCGGGTAGAAAAATTTTATCTTTTTTTTGATCCCTGGTTTTCGTTATTTAAAAAGAAAATTGGTGAAACCGTTTACGGTATTGGCTGGTTGCCCCTGGGCGGTTATGTAAAAATTGCGGGAATGGTGGATGAAAGCATGGATAAAGAGCAATTAAAACTCCCACCGCAACCTTATGAGTTCCGCAGTAAGCCGGCCTGGCAAAGATTGATCATAATGATTGGCGGCGTAACCGTAAATATTATCCTTGCTTTTTTAATTTATGCCATGATATTGATGGTATGGGGAGAAAAGAAAGTGCCGGTATCTTCTTTAAAATACGGTATTACTTTTAACGATTCTATTTTTTATAGCCTTGGGTTTAAAAATGGCGACAGAATTTTAAATGTAGATGGAAAAACAATTGATGATTATAATAAAATTTTAAAAAAACTATTGGTAGTTGACCATAAAGTTTTAATAGAAAGAGATGGAAAAGAAATGGAATTAATAATGCCACAGGATTTAATTGGTCAACTGGTAGAAAAAAGAAAAAAAAGCGATGGGCCGCTCATAAGTCCAAGGGTTCCTTCTTTAGTAACCGAAGTAAACGATACCAGTATGGTGTATAAGGCCGGGCTACGCAAAGGCGATTACATAACGGCTATTGACAGCATACCGGCACAATATATGGATGAGCTTAGGAACATTGCCGCAACTCATAAAAGTACACAAGTTGTTTTACAGGTAAACCGGGCTGGAAGTAACGTAAGCATCCCTGCTAAAATTTCTAATGAAGGCAAAATTGGTTTTGCAGGTATTGCCTTTGTAGAGCAAATGGACAGCCTGGGCATATTAAAATATTCAGTTCGTAAATATGGTTTTTTTGAATCCTTGCCTGCAGGCGTTCGACGGGCAGGTGAGGAATTGGTTTTTTATATTGATCAGTTTAAAAAAATACTTTCACCATCAACCGGCGCTTATAAAGGTGTGGGTGGTTTTAAAGCCATGGGTTCCGTATTTAGCGGCGATACCTGGGATTGGGAACATTTTTGGACCATTACGGCATTCTTTTCCATTGTTCTGGCATTTATGAATTTATTGCCCATTCCAGCACTCGATGGCGGCCATGTATTATTTACACTTATTGAAATGGTTACCGGCCGTAAACCCAGCGATAAATTTTTAGAGTATGCACAAATTGGTGGAATGATTATCCTTTTGCTGCTGAT